In Lolium perenne isolate Kyuss_39 chromosome 5, Kyuss_2.0, whole genome shotgun sequence, the sequence ATTAACACATGGTAAGAAAAGAGTTaagattttttaattaaaatgtaCTTGAGCAAGATACAGTTCCGAAGCTCTTGCCCATATACATGCAGTTTGAGCTATAGTGCATTTTTATGAGCGAAATCAAATACGTACTAATGAAGTATGCTTGTTGCATGCACATGAATACATGATGATTTACATGCAACATCGTTGCAGGTAATGGTATGCAATGTAGCCAAACGAGATTCGGCCAAAATTCTACAGAATGCTGACGGCTGAGGAAAAGTTTTGAACGTTTGCTCCCTAACTCTTCTTTTCACTTTGTAAAAACTGTGCACGGAGTTCTAGGACGCGTTTGGTAGTCTGTGCGGGTTTTTTTTTTTACATGGGTGGAGAAATAACACGGCCGTTTGGTTGCGCACTCTCGTTGTTGCATCGTACTATTTTAAAAGCAGTGTTTTTTCGAGGAATGCCTGAATCAGCAATTTCTATAGGGTATGTCCCTTTTTTTCACTCCTCTTCTCGGCAGATGCAACCACTGCATGTGGAGTTGCTTACGCTTACTCTTCCTTACACTAGTCCACACACCTTCTCTTCAAATCAATACAACCATACTTCGAATCAAAATGAGGAGGTGAGAGGTAAGTTCACCATGTGGACAAGTGGTGAAGCTAAAGCTGGCTATGAAACCAAACAAACTAAACCTTACGTTTCTACTGGGCCAAAAAACTCTGCACATGCGACCAATGAGAGGCGTTTTCTGGCTCATGGCCCGTTCGCAACGCGCATGCACTCCCACTCATGCAAGAAATAGGCCCAACCTACCAAACGAACCCCTATGCTATAGATACGAAGTAAAATGCAAAATGTACAGAACAACACAACATCAGTTGATGAGTTCAGATGAATCCACCAGAGGCACAGATTATTTCTCTCTTTCTATCTTGTATAATCTGGGGAGAGTTCACCTCCAGGAACCCTAAAAATATTAAAGATATTTTCAAGGAGGATCATACGAAAGGAGGCATGTCATGGTACGGTCACTTGGCCATTGGCACCCAAGCCATCCCATAAATTTTGTGCGACCCTTCGCCTCCAATAAACTTTTTGAGCTAGCACCAACAAAATTTCGCAGTGAATTTTACTGTCTGTCAGACTAGCTCTGTGGCTGCTCCAGCAGGGGCTGCGATTATGTTCTCTTGGACCATACCATGACAAGACCAAACCCCATAAGGGACATCAGCACAACCTACAGACAGAAGGAGGAAGCAGTTAGCAAGCGTCAAGTCCTAATTAATTCTGTGAAACATAAATACCAGAAAAGTGTGCTCCTTCTGAGTTAGCAGTCTCAAAACTTGAATAAGTTAATGATTTCTGAACATGTATTACTCCATGAAACAATGAGGGATTTAAGACTTTATTAAATAGGTGTAGCTGCTCCTGATAGTAAGCAACATTTGAAAAAACAAACCCACGAGTTACTGCTTAAATGAAGAGATCAAAGCAATAGGTGGGTCCTTTGTTGTGTGTGGGAGGAAGGGGGGTAGAGGGTAGACATACTGATACTGCTGGAGGCACTCCCACTAGAGGGTCTGGGAAGAACCTGTTTGCTAAAGCAAGAGCAAGAAGGCTACTTTGCATCCCTGCAAGGAATATTGGTGAGGCAACAGAAGCAGCTGCAAACAATATAGGGTAATGCAACTGCAAACAAGACATACCTGTCTCAAAAGAAATCGTTCTTTGTAGGGCCTTCACATCATCTGACTTACggaaccaagtaccagcaagatgatATCCAGCTACAAAAGATGTTGTATGGAACGCCAAAAGGAGAAGCACAATGGATAGTCCATATGGTGACAAAACAGCCTTAATATTTATAGCCAATGGTGAGCCAACACATAAAGCAGTCACAAACACCGATAGTGGAGGGAGAAATGGCTGAATAGCCGAACAGAGTCTCGGAAGAAATCTTCACAGTGTAAAGAAAGAAGAAGTTAGACATATTAACACAAACTTTTCGAATGGATATTACTCTAGGTGGGAGGCAACAGATCAAAAGCAACGTTTTGTCGGATCTAGCATAGTTGTTTCTTATACTTCAGAGAAATGAAGTGAGTACCTATTCAGAAGCAATCCAGCTGCAATTGGAGCAACCACTATCTGCACAATGCTGGACATCATTCCTATGACGTCTACGGGTAATTTCTTGCCGATGAGCAAGTAGGATAAAGTTGGGGTAACAAAAACCGCAGTGGCTGTAGACAACGATGTCATAACGATGCTGAGGGGAGCCATATGTGGATCTGTCAGGAACGTTGCATAGTTCGACAGTTGTGCTCCGCTCACACATGAAACCAACATGACACCAGCACCTAGAAACAAATCCAAGTCAGGGTTCAGTTCTCTACCTGGCAATGTGCCTTTTGAAATCATGCTAAAACTGAGTAAATTCAAATCTCCTACCTACAGCAGTAGGCAGATTGAAAGTTGCAACCGCAAGAGTGCCAAAGAGGAATCCAAATAAAGGCTTGGCAATAAACTGTCCAATATAGCCAGCAGCGATAGCATCTGGCCTTTTAATCGCTTCAATGAAGTCCTCAACACTTGAATTTACACCCACAGCAAACATCAAGAACCCCAATGCCGGTGCATAGTACCTGCCAGGTTATTGGCACACAGTCAGTCATATAAGAATGTAAGTAGTCACTAGCACACGCACAGCACAATGATGATTGTACTGCATCAGGCATGCTACCAGCGTATGCTTGGAGCTAATGAACGGGTGGGGTTTAGATGTTCAGGGAGTATTCAGTTATACTTGCAGAATGGAGCCCTGTTCCTTGACTAGTCACACCATCACCTGATGGCTTGTTCCATCTAGTTAGATTCAGTTACTGAAAGTTTAAATATTTCTgaattgttttttttttcattcagTTGGTACCTAATACCTGAAAAGGTATCATCTCTCTATCTTAACtgaatactccctctgtttcgtATTAGTTGTCAATGATTTGGTGCAAAGTTATACTAAATCAGTGACAACACtaatatggaacggagggagtaacatTTATCCTTAGTTGAGTACTACTTAGCAGTGACCATCTCTCCATTCACTATATGCGGTGAATTCAAATTAGTGCAGAAACATAATTGAGCTTGTCTTGGAGACATAAAGTTAAAAGCAGCCTTGAGGACACATAATTGAGCTTTTCGGAAATGAAGTTAAAAAGCTGCTAATCATATAAAAACAGCCAAAACATGCGGAACCAACCTGGTTGTGAACCATGTAAAGGAAGGTGGGTAGACCAGGGCAAGGATGGTGCTCCCCAGCACTACATGGGGAATAACGGAGTTGGCTCTCTTGAGAATCTTGAGGAAATCAGCTGTGCTCCCCTCCACAGCCTGCAGAACACAAGTCTGACGGGATAAAGCAGGCAGCCACTGAGTGAACACCCAACGCTACTGGATACAAAGAATGGAAAGGGGAAGAGCACCTGAGGAGAAGGTGACAGGGCGTCATCCTCCCCAGCGCCATCTGGCTGGAACGGACTGCTCACGTTCGCCCAGACACGTCCCCTGGTAGCCACCCCGGATCCCTGCTCTGCTCGAAAATAAGAAGAAGCAAAGTTTACGGGGAGTGGCATGGAAAGAAGCTCGGGCCGAGAGCACGTACGCCATGAAACGCGCGGCGGCGAGCTCGCCGGGAGAAGCAGCGAGACGCGATCCGCGGGGCCGCGGGGCCGCCTGCCGGTCGACGACGGGTGGAAGCTGGAGAAGTGGGGCCGTCTCagcatggcggcggcgggggccattTGACCGAGCGCGGGGAGGCGGGCGGGAGGGAGggagcggccggcggcggcgaggaggtagAGCTCCGGGGTTAATGACGTCGGAGGAGACGGAGAGAGCGCTGGAGATTGGTGGCAGATTTGGGGACAGCGACCGGGACAGAAAGGGGCGACTATAGTATTTTGCTGCGGATTAGCAACTTCTGTTTTGGATTTACTCGAGTGTCAAAGTGCTGAGTAGGGACGAGTAGCGACGGGTAGGGTAGTACCGAAAACTCATTTTTACAGGCAACAACACCTACCGAAGTGACGTCGGTAATAACGTTAATCATGTGCTGACCAATTTTTTATAAAATTATGAAACATATTTAAAACATAATTGAAACACTGAAATAGGAACATTTTTATAAAACAAACCCTAGTGACATAAGCAATGATATCATCAGCTTCACTTTTTGTCAGACTGTTTCACAATATTTTTCATGTATCACTTTAGTTTCATAAAAGTTTCACTTATGTTTCAATTATTAGTTTTGTATGGAACAAATATCAAAAGCCTCACCAATCTCAAAGCAGAGAGTGGACGGTAGATGTGACACCGGTACATACAGTTGCCTTTAAATTCGATGTGTTCTAGGGTAGTACTGCGTGATCATCCTGTGCTCCTACTCGTGTAGGGACGTAAATGGTACGAATAATTTCCTTCCGGTCTGTATCTGCATATGGTATGTATTTTTATAAATCCGTTTAATATAAATGCGGATGTGGATATTGGTCAAGCGGATATCGGGCGGATACAATAGCGGATATGATATTGATAGTTTCTAACACTTTTTGCGGATAATCGGATGTTGTCAAATTGGATAATCCGATAAAATTTCTCAAACCCCAAATCTTTGATATCATTTTATGGACGGTGGGAGTAGCACTATCCAAACATGCATTTGCAACAATATGTTCTAGGTTCGCAACATATCTCCGTTTTTCCAACATAAATGGTTGTGATAATTGGTTTCGTGCTCCACATAGTGTTGTGCTACTAAGTTTTGCCTAACGCTCGAAACACTCGTTCCTTTTGCCCTCCTCACTCTAGCACAGCGCTATGTGTTTCCGTTCACTCAAGACATTTTGATCGTTATTGCGCTGACAGGTATGATCCTCGATGGGCCGGCTCAAAACATTGCCAAGTGACACCACACATGATCTCTCTCGATGTTTAGTCCCACCTCGTCACTTTACAATATGACTAAGAAGTTTATAAACCCGAAAATGAAACAATGCCCTGAGCTTGGATACACCATCTTGGCCCGAGATCAAGTTGGTATGTCCAAGTCTCAAGGTTTTTGGAATAGATTTAATTTTAATTAgtgtttttttttcaaaaaccATGATTAAATTCGAAACTGAAGCAGGGAATTGCCATCCACCTTAGACATGAAAAATCCAACAGTATCTCGTGCGAACTCTGCAGGAACTTGCCTTCCACCATTAATTAAATTAAAACCCATTTAAAGTTAATTTAACTTGAAAATGAAGCAGGGATTTGCCACCCATAACTGCCCTTCACAGTCGATTCCCCCGCCACCACCGCATGTTGTCGCCGCTACCGTGACGCCTTGGCGCCCCACCCTCCTCAAAATATCCACCTCCACCACCCGCAACCATCCCTCTAACCCCTCTGCATCTTCATCTTCTCCAACATCGATGAGACAAACCCAAAACCTAAGTGACTGGCGCCCCAACCCCGCACCCGTGTACCCCAACCCTAAGTTCCAAAGCTCGGCACCACCTCGCTCCATTCTTGGGGGTTCCTTCTCTGTTGCAACTCCATGTCGGTTGCCAGCTCGTTACCCCTAAGTTATTTGGTCGGAGGTGGAGAAGAGGGGGAGTAGACAAGCGGCAACGGGAGGCGTCGATGTTGGTGGGTCGGCCTACACACGACGGGAAGGGGAAATGAGGGTGTGTTGTGTCAAGCGTATACACTGCATGGGCCCTCCTCCCTGGCGCCCGGGTGTCCTCTATATCTCATTATGTCCGGTTGGGTAGGTGGACAAAATGACCCATGTAGAGGGTTCTTCTTCTGCATGGTTTGTTCTGGGCATTTTCTTTGTGTGGGTTACGTTCTGTCGGTCCTACTCCAATCAATCAGATGACTCGTACCATGGTAGACTACGCAAGGTATTTAAATCGGCTGGCTTCTTCCTAAATCCCCTAGGTGGGACTAAAAAAAGGAACACCACCCTGCTGCACCGGACGTGCATGTTGTGTTATATGTGAGTGGGAACAAGCATGTTGTTCAAGGCTTGCctggtgtaagggtatattgcccctatttaTGGTTTTggcaattaatgacaatccctatggacatgTTTTCATTAAGATTTGAAGACCATGTGTtgtattcaagtatggatgccatgaatatAAGGATCTACGTTGAGTATTAGCATGAAGATCATCGACTTGAAAGGTGAATATGATATGATGAAGAAGAATAAATGAAGATGTAGTTATTGTATGGAACTCAATTTAGCCATGATCTAGCTTGTGTGCTAAGCAATTCATGATCATGATCTTGAGAGTTTGATTGGAAGAGAAGATTCAAGATATGACTCAATGTCGAAGTCATAATGTCTCATGAGTTGAGTCATGGTTTACCAAGACTTGGAGCATGCAATCAAATGAAGAATTCATCATCGAAGTTAGTGTATGGGTTGGCATTATGTCATtgatcttagagcatctccatcggCGCGCCCCAAATAGTCGCCGGCAGGGTCATCGGCACTGCTGTATGGGGGGTGCCGGTAGTGCATCCCCTATTTGGGGACGATGTTCCCACACCGGGGCCTCCCAAACGGCGGCCCCCAAAACTTTTtttctttttacaatattttgaaacaacatatcaatcacattttattcatactataTTCGATAATTCATAcaatcaaacaaatagtacttaaattattcatagaatcaatcaatcaaacaaatggaaattaaattattcatacaaccaaacaaatagaaataaaatcatgcattgttggtgGCTCCTTTCCTCGCCCATAAATGCGCAGCTAGATCGGTCTTAAGTTGTGCATGGACATCTAcatctcgaatttcattgtgCATATGAAGAGAAGCGGCAAATTATTGGGGTACATGTTCTACCTCAGCAAGTGAcccttgataatcaaatggttgATCATCCTGCACAGGTTCGTCGGgctcgctctcaatgatcatggtgtgcatgatcacacatgcgttcatcacctcccacatctgagactcggaccaagtgagagcagggtacctAACAATGGCAAAACACTACTGAAGCACCCCCAAAAGCATGATCAACATCCTTGCGTGCTGCTTCCTGGCATGTTGCAAAATAAGCTTCCATCTCGTTAGCTGGAGAGGTCCTGGGGACATCCTCAGAGTTTTCCGGCCTCATGCCGGAGGCGCTCTTGGTAATCTTGAGCGCAGGCCTGAAAAGATAAAAGAAAAAAGTTCAgataaaagcaaccggaaaaagaaccgcGAAGCAAAAAGGAAAGTGGAAATGGATCTTTACCCGGAGGCGACCGGCATCTGCCGTTTCCGGTAGTGCTTGGTGGTAACCTCTTTCCCGCCAACAACTTCCTTCCGGGAGCGCTTGGCAGGAGgagcatgatacgtctcaaacgtatctataatttcttatgttccatgctacttttatgatgatactcacatgttttatacacattatatgtcattattatgcattttccggcactaacctattgacgagatgccaaagggccagttgctgttttctgctgtttttggtttcagaaatcctagtaaggaaatattctcggaatcggacgaaatcaacgcccagcatcttaggattgcatgaagcttccagaacacccgagagccgccagaggggggccacaggcccaccaaacagtaggccggcgcggccaagggggggccgcgcctccctattgtgtcatcgcctcgtcgcccctccgactccgcctcttcgcctatttaaaggtccctgacctaaaacttcgatacggaaaagccacggtacgagaaaccttccagagccgccgccatcgcgaagccaagatctgggggacaggagtctctgttccggcacgctgccgggacggggaagtgcccccggaaggcatctccatcgacatcaccgccatcttcatcaacgctgatgtctcccgtgaggagggagtagttctccatcgaggctaagggctgtaccggtagctatgtggttaatctctctccctatgtacttcaatacaataatctcatgagctgccttacatgattgagattcatatgatgatgcttgtaatctagatgtcattatgctagtcaagtggattttacttatgtgatctccggagactccttgtcccacgtgtgtaaaggtgacagtgtgtgcaccgtgtgggtctcttaggctatatttcacagaatacttattcactgttatgaatggcatagtgaagtgcttatttatatctctttatgattgcaatgtgttttgtatcacaatttatctatgtgctactctagtgatgttattaaagtagtttattcctcctgcacggtgtaatggtgacagtgtgtgcatcgtgtagtacttggcgtaggctatgattgtgatctcttgtagattatgaagttaactattgctatgatggtatcgatgtgatctatgcctcctttcgtagcgtgaaggtgacagtgtgcatgctatgttagtacttggtttggttatgttgatctgtcatgtactctaaggttatttaaacatgaacattgaatattgtggagcttgttaactccggcattgagggttcgtgtaatcctacacattagtggtgttcatcatccaacaagagagtgtagagtctagcatctatctatttattctgttatgtgatcaatgttgagagtgtccactagtgaaagtatgatccctaggccttgttcctaaatactgctatcgctgcttgtttcttgtttttgcatTCGTCTTgttcgcaatattaccaccatcaaccacacgccggtctgggacaaagaaagcacttttctggtgccgttgctactgctcgcatttattcataccacctgtatttcactatctcttcgccgaactagtgcacctattaggtgtgttggggacacaagagacttcttgctttgtggttgcagggttgcatgagagggatatctttgacctcttcctccctgagttcgataaaccttgggtgatccacttaagggaaacttgctgctgttctacaaacctctgctcttggaggcccaacactatctacaagaaaaggagggggcgtagacatcaagcacttttctggcgccgttgccggggaggaaaggtaaaaggcactcacacgctggtcccaggtaaccaaacacttttctggtaccgttgtgagtgctcgaagctatttcctttagatcctgcaattgcatctttttgtttcttgtttacactagtgtaataacccagaacataggaacaacgaagggtagatttagaaatgggttgtgcatttcatcgcaaaacgggggaaattttcacgctttattgcaactaaacctaagagggatcgaggttctctctcattttgcacttagggataggcaatgtgagttagggtaatgtcgacatgatctcttttgtatcttattgatttggggaatgattgcatttgataagtgttaagcATTTAACTATTCACATCACACAATATgaacaatgaatttaaaattcaaacacaagatataaattcaaattcctttgaatttcaaagtgaatatcaaatacaatatttaatcaagaataaatacattacataatacaaaagctcttaaaccaaaacttgagctttattgatatataacacaattacaaagtctttacattattcttgatacaagaattgagacataatgatcagaattaaaagaaaaggaaaaattacaagtttatcCTAAactaaacctagactaaatgacttgaaggtgatcttctggtcatattcaccttcaaaacctgcaaaacaaaacaaagaacAGATACTAAACAGAATATCAGTGTTAacaaagttcagtttggacagttagcaaaaatcacaggaaattcagtttggacagtgcaaactgtcacaccacacttgtgcttgtccaaaattctggacagcacaagataggcataggcagaccaacactgagcaagccacagtgggctcaagtttcaccatatgaaggctgttgctagccaagcaacagcaaggcaatgcaaggggtgaatCATAAAGTAActaggcttgtgtgtcatggccagggaagaagtatagaccatataaatagcacacaaaccctagaaccatgacagtcgcccATATAACAtagttcaccaggtaagggtgaagcaagataacacaagttcatccagttcatactcaagaacaacccaacacacacaaccactcattcccaggaatcatggtgacctgagaagctcaaccagaaCCTGGAGGTGAGAAGTTGTGCacaaaaccacaagtctgcaacaaTAAAACATttcatactaggagctggaaccaggtataccaagttcctggacagatccaatggatttgaTCCATATAATATGCATAACATAagcatgggattgagcagatgctcaaagggtagatcatcacttggttttcaccaaggattactgccagtcaaaagctactaaaaatagaaaagcatctaggtacacatCTTGTACACATAAGCTAgcaaacatgcacagatgcacacactagccagatcagatgcacagatagcaccagtagatgaattgcaaggattagcagctagtaaagactacacagtaaatcctaagctatgaaccatcagtaaaccctagattttcatcaggcaagcatattggcattcatatcttgtatgattcccaaatatgcaagcaaaggttgagtagccacaagatccaattaaattggtgagcaaccaatcagtagcaatgctactgaggtcacatcacacttagcatcaattaaagtaaagccaactatagcaaatcattatccaggaatggattcagatccaTTTGCTTGCTAAACCATCATGAATAGTCAAGTCATATACAACCAAATCATTTaagtcattactgcataagcagttcatcatcacttaattaatacaagcatgaatttatcacagatccatgcttagtactgacagcagcataatataaggcaacacagcTTAATCACTGCATCATAGACACTGGAGCTAGTCCAGgtagcttgaatgagcaacaacacaagtaagcaacagtatagtgatgcttgagcatcagcatcactaaGGAAATTGATTCACTTAGCCACAGGATTAATCAATCACcaatcactgacatttaattgatcaaatggatcaattaaacaaaatcaagccacacagataagctagccaacaaacaatggttgatccaatggatcattggcttacaTATGAAGCACAgaagcaccactggcacacacaagtgtcactgatgcatcacaagtacacctagacaagcaaatatgacatgccagtaagcacaagcaagccataatcaagtaCAGCATAgtatagcaagctcataagcaagcacagcagagcatggcaagtacagggcatgctaggagcagcagagaagcaagtaaAGCATGAATCGCAAGCAAAGCAACAACGGCGACGCAAGAATCGGTAATTTGGCCATTAGCTTGCGATAGATAGCGACCTTTGGAAGATTAAGCAACTATGGCATAGCtacgtgtgatcacaggatcaccagagagcaacgagcatgaggaggaagaagaatgaggcaagggaggcgcacagaagagaaggaggagatgaagtacttacttgcgcctggaagcagaagctagggcatggcgaggcagtgctcgcgcggccctaacagctgcaaatccagggtaggcgccgacgttacgccggcgaacacgaacacGAACCCAAACACCACCGTAGCagatgcacctgaggcgacggcacgagtactgcgagcagcacccgcgccaagtCCACCTCAGGAGCGcaaccatcgtcggcgaggacgagagctcgtcggagttcgtcgaggcgattctccacgagatccagagcgagggcgattcgccaggagaggaagagaaggggaaaaccacgcggacatatcgatagatcgtctcgcggcggtcaagatccggtaggtggctacggcagggaagctcggagctggccggagcgtggcggcggccatggcggcgacgccatcgccacgggcgtcgcaggaagttagggttagaggtgaacgagagagagagggccgagtgagtgagagaggtgggccgttTGGCGCCACCGAACCATAAGGGATAAGCCTTATTGGGTTGTCCCTGGgctttaggtaaatgggctgggcccaataggggccagggggtattttggtcttttaacaattaataaaaggccagaactttaccaatttttagtaaataaaatacaactccaaaaatccattaaaaattggattagtgaatgaaaaattattcttaaccagaataaaatacgaAATAacatttaagaaacaaattcaaatttatgaatttgatgaattaaaataataacttggaattccaaactattatttccttgtatttaaaaatcaaggaaaaatctcaaataagttcaaatacttattttcaaacatttcaaaatgaaattctactattccaggTCATTTCTATTGGAAAAAGGTATTTTTTCCaagaaaatactatattcctttttattccaaaaactatagagataactctatgatttcaaattatttttggaatgattaagggaatcaccaagtaaaatagttttactttgaattgttgtactttgtgaattaaaatggtttatacttttaaatcaattgcaagttaccgtcaaagacataaatcttaacttaaccctaaattgctataactcagcggggtaaagggattcaacataaaataatacatccatgattgcattatttggattttataacattgtccttaccggacgatgatgcttcttacagaacccgaggtccaggttccatcaactgcattgaactgcactatctcgcagtccacaggcaagttcacccctgctcatatcaacttgagtattttctatcattttactgcaaagctatatacttatcattcctgcattgcaaatgaaatgttacttttccaattatgaatatgactatgtggatggcgatggaaccatggtatgtgttgatatggtggaggttccattgcatgggttatatcaccctaggattaattaccaatgccgtccagtgattctagcgccatacaaaccgcgttgaccatgagatctataatggctctggggaagccaggcgtatcttttcccttctgcacgccaacggattggtagagccggtggggtgctggaggcactgccgcaataggttgggaaatccttttaaatccccatccattagtgatgttggctctacggtctatgatggattgtccggagtgcaccgtgagtaaagccgtattatcggaagaagtctactgggggtgtacggtcggacaaaagggtgggtttgcagtcgcggggaaggcggtgtgggcttggattttcatacctggcctcacaccaaaggaagtgtgaacgggggcaagtccctgcggatggcaaaaggggtggaatctcttgtgggaaaagtaacgcacctctacagagtg encodes:
- the LOC127302466 gene encoding probable sodium/metabolite cotransporter BASS5, chloroplastic, which codes for MAPAAAMLRRPHFSSFHPSSTGRRPRGPADRVSLLLPASSPPRVSWQQGSGVATRGRVWANVSSPFQPDGAGEDDALSPSPQAVEGSTADFLKILKRANSVIPHVVLGSTILALVYPPSFTWFTTRYYAPALGFLMFAVGVNSSVEDFIEAIKRPDAIAAGYIGQFIAKPLFGFLFGTLAVATFNLPTAVGAGVMLVSCVSGAQLSNYATFLTDPHMAPLSIVMTSLSTATAVFVTPTLSYLLIGKKLPVDVIGMMSSIVQIVVAPIAAGLLLNRFLPRLCSAIQPFLPPLSVFVTALCVGSPLAINIKAVLSPYGLSIVLLLLAFHTTSFVAGYHLAGTWFRKSDDVKALQRTISFETGMQSSLLALALANRFFPDPLVGVPPAVSVVLMSLMGFGLVMVWSKRT